The Benincasa hispida cultivar B227 chromosome 9, ASM972705v1, whole genome shotgun sequence genome has a segment encoding these proteins:
- the LOC120084622 gene encoding uncharacterized protein LOC120084622, translating to MRVAEGSYAIVRAYGEALKLANPGTIFEVEVEDRQYFKYIFMALGQCIRGFLNYIYPVIVVDGTHLYEKYKDTLLIATCIDGNNNIYPIAFSTVDGDNDTSWTWFMIHLKDSMGDIPNLVIISDCHISIAKVVTCMFLDAFHALCMYHVRNNLVDKFKNKDIISYFYLAMKVYRMSEFQMYWAKLHQYTDVTTYLEEVGLQRWARVYQVHYRYDKMTKNIVECLNEVLKVKEL from the coding sequence ATGAGGGTCGCTGAAGGATCATATGCTATTGTTAGGGCATATGGCGAGGcacttaagcttgcaaatccagGTACGATATTTGAGGTTGAAGTGGAGGACAGACAATACTTTAAGTACATCTTCATGGCACTTGGTCAATGTATCAGGGGTTTTTTGAACTACATCTACCCAGTAATCGTTGTTGATGGGACCCATTTGTATGAGAAATACAAAGATACGTTGTTAATAGCAACGTGTATCGATGGCAATAACAACATATATCCTATCGCCTTCAGTACTGTAGATGGTGACAACGATACATCATGGACTTGGTTCATGATTCATTTGAAGGATTCAATGGGAGACATTCCAAATTTAGTGATTATATCAGATTGTCATATCTCAATTGCAAAAGTTGTTACATGTATGTTCCTTGATGCATTTCATGCTTTATGTATGTACCATGTTCGAAACAATTTGGTTgacaaattcaagaataaaGACATAATCTCATACTTCTACCTAGCAATGAAAGTTTATAGAATGTCTGAGTTTCAGATGTATTGGGCTAAGCTCCATCAATATACTGATGTGACGACCTATCTTGAGGAGGTTGGATTACAAAGGTGGGCAAGGGTTTATCAAGTTCATTACAGGTATGATAAGATGACGAAAAATATAGTAGAATGCCTCAATGAAGTGTTgaaagtgaaggaactctaa